The Haloferax volcanii DS2 DNA segment GCGAGGCCGAACGCCTCGTCGCCGCGGCCGTGGTTCACGTCGCACTCGACGTTGCCGTGGCTGCCGACCGTGACCAGTTTCTCGCCGCGCGCGACGGCCTCGAACGTGCGACCGACGGGGACCGACTCGCCGTTCACCCAGACGGTCTCGCCCGCCGCGTCGCGGACGAACGCGCCCGGCACGTTCGTGATGCAGTTGCCGAAGTCGTCGACGACGAGCACCTCGCCCGTCGCCTCGCGGCCGTCGTCGGAGACGGTCGCCTCGGAGAGGCGGCACTCGGAGAGCGAGCCGACGGGAATCGGTTCGAAGCGGTCGACCGACCCGAGCGCCGACGCGCCGGCGACGTGGGCGTCGGCGGCCGCGGGCGCGAACACGTCCCGCCCGTGGAAGGTCGTCGACTCGGGGTTCGGAACGTCGATTTCGTAGGCTTCGACGGGCGCGTCGTCGTCGAGTTCGGCGGCGACGCGTCTCGCCGGCGGGCGGAGGACGCCGTTGTCGGGACCGACGAAGACGTGGTCGCCAACCCGGAGGACGACCGCG contains these protein-coding regions:
- a CDS encoding SAM hydrolase/SAM-dependent halogenase family protein; this translates as MITLASDFGLAYPAAMKGVVLSRTDGRLVDVAHDLPRQDVRAAAFWLRETLPYFPPAVHLVVVDPGVGTDRRAVVLRVGDHVFVGPDNGVLRPPARRVAAELDDDAPVEAYEIDVPNPESTTFHGRDVFAPAAADAHVAGASALGSVDRFEPIPVGSLSECRLSEATVSDDGREATGEVLVVDDFGNCITNVPGAFVRDAAGETVWVNGESVPVGRTFEAVARGEKLVTVGSHGNVECDVNHGRGDEAFGLAPGDRVELRVD